The DNA segment CGGCGTCGGTGAGCACCGCCTCAGTGGCGCATTGCACCCGTACCGGGCACCGCTGGCACATCCGCTGCAGTTCCTTGCGCAGCAGGTCACGCGGCCGGCGGTCTGACGTCCACATCTCGGGGGCATCTGAAGTCTCCAGATAGCACACCGCCCGCTTCTGCCACTGCTGGACCTCGGCCGCGGTGCTCATCGGACCGACACCGCCAGTGGCGTTGTCGCACCGGTGATTTCGGCGATGAAGCGCACCGACAAGGCGGCTACCCGCCCCGCCATCGGCTGTGCCGGCTCATCGAAACGCACCGCCGACCACAAAGCGTCGTACTCGCGCTTGAGGAACCCGAACGCCTCATGGCTGGACGCGAACAACCTGCCCTGCGGGCCAGTCGCCTTCAGCACGGCGCGGGCTTCATCGGCGGCCACCCGGCCGCGCTGGCGTGCCGAACCGGACTGCTGGTAGAGGTCGGCGTCGAACCGCAGCGCCATCGCTCCGACCTGGGCGGCCTCGGCGCGGGCCCGGCCGATGTGGTTGGCGCGAATCTCGTCCCACAGTTCGTCGAGTTCCTCGCCCAGGACCATCGCGCCCTCTTCCAGCGATTGCCAGATCTGCGGGTACTCGGCGTAGCTGCGGGTCAGCTCTTGCCAC comes from the Mycobacterium sp. JS623 genome and includes:
- a CDS encoding WhiB family transcriptional regulator, whose product is MSTAAEVQQWQKRAVCYLETSDAPEMWTSDRRPRDLLRKELQRMCQRCPVRVQCATEAVLTDAETGTYAGVYLPQNITANVARRTVALNELRAVAGLPSIGEEMSALGVSA